In a single window of the Pseudobacteriovorax antillogorgiicola genome:
- a CDS encoding ABC transporter ATP-binding protein, whose amino-acid sequence MSDVILRVQDLVTSFQTESGKLTALDGVSFEVRKGRTLGVVGESGSGKSVTSLSIMGLLPKPAGRIERGVVEFHGKDLTKLSLAEMYRVRGNQVSMIFQEPMTALNPVKKVGRQLQEVFDLHFPSLNPKEAQERVVALLDKVGIPSPEQRAKEYPHQLSGGMRQRAMIAMALACEPEILIADEPTTALDVTIQAQILDLMKDLQESQGMSVIFITHDLGVIAEVCDDVIVMYGGQVLESAPVDRLFEKPHHPYTQGLLASIPRLEQVRKTQLKTIEGMVPSLQNMPQGCRFENRCPFAIPRCKEESPVFEQVSGDHQVRCFRWQEIEEGKSE is encoded by the coding sequence TTGTCAGACGTGATCTTGAGAGTCCAAGATCTGGTCACCAGCTTTCAAACCGAGTCTGGTAAACTAACCGCTTTGGACGGAGTCAGTTTTGAAGTTCGAAAGGGAAGAACCCTTGGAGTCGTTGGGGAGTCAGGAAGTGGCAAGTCGGTGACGTCCTTGTCCATCATGGGCTTGCTACCAAAGCCCGCGGGACGTATTGAGAGAGGAGTCGTGGAGTTTCATGGGAAGGATCTCACAAAACTCTCCCTAGCAGAGATGTATAGGGTGCGTGGCAACCAGGTCTCGATGATCTTTCAGGAGCCGATGACCGCTCTAAACCCAGTCAAAAAAGTTGGGCGCCAACTCCAAGAAGTGTTCGATCTGCATTTTCCAAGTTTAAATCCCAAAGAAGCCCAAGAGCGCGTTGTGGCTCTTCTTGATAAGGTTGGAATTCCCTCGCCAGAGCAGCGAGCCAAAGAATATCCCCATCAACTCTCTGGCGGTATGCGCCAACGAGCGATGATTGCCATGGCTCTTGCATGTGAACCAGAAATCTTGATTGCAGATGAGCCGACGACGGCCTTGGACGTCACTATCCAGGCTCAGATTTTAGATCTGATGAAGGACTTGCAGGAAAGCCAAGGTATGTCGGTCATTTTCATCACTCACGACCTGGGTGTGATTGCTGAGGTATGTGATGATGTGATCGTTATGTATGGCGGTCAGGTTTTAGAGTCAGCGCCTGTTGACCGGCTTTTTGAAAAACCTCACCATCCGTACACCCAGGGCCTTCTAGCATCCATTCCACGGTTGGAGCAGGTGCGCAAAACCCAGCTAAAGACCATCGAAGGAATGGTGCCATCACTGCAAAACATGCCTCAAGGGTGCCGCTTCGAAAATCGCTGCCCGTTTGCCATCCCCCGCTGCAAGGAAGAGTCGCCGGTTTTTGAGCAGGTGAGCGGTGACCATCAAGTACGTTGCTTTCGCTGGCAAGAGATTGAAGAAGGAAAATCAGAATGA
- a CDS encoding ABC transporter ATP-binding protein: MTLLEVKDLKKHFPIHGGIFYQQVATVHAVDGVSFDVKPGEVLGLVGESGCGKSTVGRTILNLHQATSGEVRFGGKDLGSLSHREMLGVRRNLQMIFQDPFESLNPRHSIGQILEEPFIIHRNLDEAGRKARVVELLERVGLPGSYTHRYPHEFSGGQRQRIGIARAISQHPKLIVCDEPVSALDVSIQSQVVNLLLELQKELNLAYVFIAHDLAVVKHISDRVAVMYLGKIVELTDAERIYKQPLHPYTQALISAIPIPDPKVKRERIKLKGDVPSPINPPSGCRFRTRCYMAEERCAKEEPALRFMGSGDSGHQVACHFAEKFLST; this comes from the coding sequence ATGACACTGCTAGAAGTGAAGGACCTGAAAAAACACTTTCCCATTCACGGTGGGATTTTTTATCAGCAAGTGGCAACGGTTCATGCAGTTGATGGAGTGAGCTTTGATGTCAAGCCAGGGGAAGTGCTGGGCTTAGTGGGTGAGTCGGGGTGTGGTAAGTCGACCGTCGGCCGAACAATTTTGAATCTCCACCAGGCTACATCTGGTGAGGTTAGGTTCGGTGGCAAAGACTTAGGCAGCTTAAGTCATCGTGAGATGCTGGGGGTGCGACGCAATTTGCAAATGATCTTCCAAGATCCGTTCGAGTCGCTTAATCCGCGACACTCCATAGGCCAGATCCTAGAAGAGCCGTTTATCATCCACAGAAACCTTGATGAAGCAGGGCGGAAGGCTCGTGTCGTGGAACTTCTAGAACGAGTGGGGCTACCAGGTAGTTATACACATCGCTATCCTCACGAGTTCTCAGGAGGGCAACGCCAAAGAATTGGTATTGCCCGTGCCATATCTCAGCACCCTAAGCTCATCGTCTGCGATGAGCCTGTATCAGCGTTGGATGTATCAATCCAATCCCAAGTGGTTAATTTGCTGCTTGAGCTCCAGAAAGAACTCAATCTTGCCTATGTATTTATCGCCCATGATCTCGCCGTGGTGAAACATATCTCAGATCGGGTCGCAGTGATGTACTTAGGAAAGATCGTGGAGCTAACCGATGCTGAACGGATTTACAAGCAGCCATTGCACCCCTATACCCAAGCCTTGATTTCAGCAATACCTATCCCTGATCCCAAGGTGAAACGGGAGCGCATCAAACTCAAGGGCGACGTGCCGTCACCGATCAATCCGCCGAGTGGATGCCGGTTTCGAACCAGATGCTATATGGCCGAGGAGCGTTGCGCTAAGGAAGAGCCAGCACTGCGATTTATGGGGAGCGGCGACAGTGGCCATCAAGTGGCTTGCCACTTTGCAGAGAAGTTTCTTTCGACCTGA
- a CDS encoding sensor histidine kinase, whose amino-acid sequence MKLLMLALALFLASKSLAMSDLVVSEYRYFTESDRSLSLHDYLDKIRRNEAKNAEFLVFGYHSKPMWFSFKVYNPTSETLRYNWVGASSVFSQLDVWIVRSSLKHNYFQSGTHRPINQQAVPSRTIAFPLLVKANEVVTVVLKAYSPVSINFSYSLISQDNWSHYQVKDAAFYIMIIAMMVAIVFYNLFLTASLRSRTYLFYCLFGISMTLHISVTSGFWFLIDGDLRAILLDSNPYIRCFVPASALLFARQFLQTEKYMPVSDLILRIMIYLWIPPFICLLFGESSTAGLLTDIFNSLASLTALLVSIKACIKGLKGAVLYLCAWGTIIFTVIYWTLAMYSIIPQSAISRNAIYVGCVIEVFLMSLALAVKIKELQFEKASLSEKAKHGDKMQQLARVLCHDLATPISVIDGAIRILPKVAANDQPRWIKRIERANQKLEQITQHVRSMLALESGKKIISLEAVPIRSLIDDAQFLFSEQLQKKKLQLVVEMEADELHVLAHPISLGNDVINNLVSNAIKFSFPDSKIIIKVTEPNKDQIIITVQDFGVGMPAEIRDEIFDSSSNTSRPGTDGEQGTGFGMPIVKAYVEAFGGSIEVNSQEAHQSDHHGTIFVVYLHKAYIDTNAVLATAN is encoded by the coding sequence GTGAAATTACTTATGCTAGCCCTAGCCCTTTTTTTGGCAAGCAAGTCGCTCGCTATGAGCGACCTTGTGGTGAGCGAGTACCGCTATTTCACGGAGAGTGATCGATCCTTATCACTTCATGATTACTTAGACAAAATCCGCAGAAATGAAGCTAAAAATGCAGAGTTTTTAGTATTTGGTTACCATTCAAAACCTATGTGGTTTAGCTTCAAGGTTTACAACCCCACCAGCGAGACTCTTCGATACAACTGGGTAGGTGCTAGTTCCGTTTTCTCTCAGCTCGATGTCTGGATTGTTCGCAGCTCTTTGAAGCATAACTACTTTCAGAGTGGAACTCATCGGCCCATAAACCAGCAGGCTGTTCCAAGCCGCACCATTGCGTTTCCTCTGCTTGTGAAGGCCAATGAGGTTGTAACTGTTGTATTAAAAGCTTACAGCCCAGTGTCCATTAATTTCTCTTATAGCCTCATTTCTCAGGATAATTGGAGTCACTATCAAGTAAAGGATGCAGCTTTCTATATCATGATCATCGCTATGATGGTCGCTATCGTATTTTATAACCTATTCCTGACTGCCTCACTACGCAGCCGTACCTACCTATTTTATTGTCTATTTGGGATCTCCATGACCCTCCATATTTCTGTGACATCAGGCTTTTGGTTTCTGATCGATGGCGACCTCAGAGCTATCTTGCTGGATAGTAACCCTTACATCCGTTGCTTCGTGCCAGCATCAGCCCTTTTGTTTGCAAGACAGTTTCTCCAAACAGAAAAATACATGCCAGTCTCTGACCTAATCCTTCGCATCATGATCTACCTTTGGATTCCCCCATTCATCTGTTTGTTATTTGGAGAAAGCTCTACTGCTGGATTACTGACTGATATCTTCAACAGTCTCGCCTCACTCACTGCATTGCTAGTATCAATCAAGGCCTGTATCAAGGGTTTAAAGGGAGCAGTACTTTATCTCTGCGCGTGGGGAACCATCATCTTTACGGTCATATACTGGACGTTAGCCATGTATAGCATTATTCCCCAGAGCGCTATTTCTAGAAACGCGATCTACGTTGGGTGTGTTATTGAAGTATTTTTAATGTCGTTGGCCCTCGCTGTAAAAATTAAAGAGCTACAGTTCGAAAAAGCAAGCCTCTCGGAAAAAGCCAAACACGGAGATAAAATGCAGCAGCTCGCTCGGGTGCTATGCCACGACCTTGCAACGCCTATTTCGGTCATCGATGGCGCCATACGAATATTACCAAAGGTAGCTGCCAACGATCAGCCTCGCTGGATCAAACGGATCGAACGAGCTAACCAAAAACTAGAACAGATCACTCAACATGTACGGAGCATGCTCGCACTTGAATCGGGTAAGAAGATCATATCCCTGGAAGCGGTTCCCATACGTTCCCTAATCGACGATGCTCAGTTCCTTTTTAGTGAGCAGCTACAGAAGAAAAAGTTGCAGCTTGTCGTGGAAATGGAAGCTGACGAACTTCACGTGTTAGCCCACCCCATAAGCCTTGGCAATGATGTCATCAATAACCTTGTTTCGAATGCCATCAAGTTTTCCTTTCCAGACTCAAAGATTATTATCAAGGTTACCGAGCCAAACAAAGATCAGATTATCATCACGGTTCAGGACTTTGGAGTCGGCATGCCCGCAGAGATTCGAGATGAGATTTTCGACAGCAGCTCCAACACCAGCCGACCCGGCACTGATGGCGAGCAGGGAACCGGCTTTGGTATGCCAATTGTTAAGGCTTATGTGGAGGCCTTTGGCGGCTCCATTGAAGTGAATTCCCAAGAAGCTCACCAATCCGATCACCATGGCACCATCTTTGTTGTTTATCTGCACAAAGCCTACATCGACACCAATGCTGTACTGGCCACTGCCAACTGA
- a CDS encoding acetoacetate decarboxylase family protein translates to MISPLAVAPAPWSLEGRGFMFYYVMSPRDLTGAWDGFKHIPFCGGVGAFMLVEYERSPVGPYHEVLFIPGLFRFGWRFGLVISKIYVSSRESVMGGQDNWGIPKDHAEFAISQHGNRESWVITKGRQPIITAELEHGQTSFPVSTGILPLSLRQEWQGLHYRTKMKGQGRARSATLVNLESELPEVQQLWGRRYLGMYVDPFFLMFPKAKVSNARTLS, encoded by the coding sequence ATGATATCACCCCTTGCAGTTGCTCCTGCTCCTTGGTCTCTGGAAGGTCGGGGCTTTATGTTTTACTATGTGATGTCTCCAAGAGACTTAACGGGGGCCTGGGATGGTTTCAAGCATATTCCATTCTGCGGTGGTGTGGGAGCATTCATGCTCGTCGAATATGAGCGTTCTCCTGTGGGCCCTTATCACGAGGTTCTCTTTATTCCTGGTCTCTTTCGCTTTGGTTGGCGTTTCGGGTTGGTTATTTCAAAGATCTATGTATCGTCTAGAGAGAGCGTTATGGGTGGTCAGGACAATTGGGGCATTCCGAAGGACCATGCTGAATTTGCAATAAGTCAGCATGGGAATCGTGAGTCTTGGGTCATCACGAAGGGGCGCCAGCCTATCATCACAGCCGAGCTTGAGCATGGTCAAACGAGCTTTCCAGTGAGCACTGGAATCTTACCTTTGAGCCTCCGGCAGGAGTGGCAAGGGCTCCATTACCGAACCAAGATGAAAGGTCAGGGCCGCGCCCGTTCGGCAACTTTGGTAAACCTGGAAAGTGAGCTTCCCGAAGTTCAGCAACTTTGGGGGAGGCGTTATTTGGGAATGTATGTTGACCCATTCTTTCTCATGTTTCCCAAGGCTAAGGTGAGCAATGCAAGAACTCTGTCATAA
- a CDS encoding SDR family NAD(P)-dependent oxidoreductase, translated as MQELCHKSIVLTGGNSGIGAALLKELAKPERYNKLLVADKSVDQIPEMDHVKAIAIDLSQERSIALLLEQAYRSFEKIDLFFSNAGLAYYHGVKSDQWSGLDYLFRVNVLSQLSLFSSLLHRQAEEDFRFVVTASGMSYMGIPGYASYSASKHALLGFASTARFELKEPQTLTMVYPVATRTRFFEQDTGHRAPVPWPSQSAEQVSRAILRGLERGQKDIYPFPGFRLMIWFHQAFGLGWLYQVYCQRVFRRFFGKE; from the coding sequence ATGCAAGAACTCTGTCATAAATCGATTGTCTTAACGGGTGGCAACTCGGGAATCGGTGCTGCGCTTCTCAAGGAGCTGGCGAAACCTGAAAGATATAATAAACTTTTGGTTGCGGATAAGAGCGTCGATCAAATCCCAGAGATGGATCATGTAAAAGCGATTGCAATAGATTTGAGTCAAGAGCGAAGCATCGCTTTATTGCTAGAGCAAGCGTATCGTTCCTTTGAAAAGATTGATCTGTTCTTCTCGAATGCGGGCTTGGCGTATTATCATGGGGTGAAGAGCGATCAGTGGAGCGGTCTAGACTATCTCTTTCGGGTCAATGTTTTAAGCCAGCTATCGCTATTTTCAAGCCTCCTGCATAGGCAAGCAGAAGAAGATTTTCGCTTTGTAGTCACAGCATCAGGAATGAGCTATATGGGAATCCCAGGTTATGCGAGCTATTCAGCGAGCAAACATGCTTTGTTAGGATTCGCGAGCACTGCTCGGTTTGAATTGAAAGAACCTCAGACTCTAACTATGGTGTATCCTGTCGCCACCCGAACGAGATTCTTCGAACAAGATACGGGACATCGCGCCCCGGTGCCTTGGCCTTCCCAATCAGCAGAACAAGTTTCCCGAGCTATCCTCAGAGGACTTGAACGAGGTCAGAAAGATATCTATCCCTTTCCTGGGTTCCGATTGATGATTTGGTTTCATCAGGCTTTCGGCTTAGGATGGCTGTATCAAGTTTATTGTCAGAGAGTTTTCAGGAGATTTTTTGGCAAGGAGTAG
- a CDS encoding endonuclease/exonuclease/phosphatase family protein, giving the protein MKYISSTLLSVLLLTTACVETSTKDRPDVGDYNPPDSTEDTGPREEPLFTKSIGTSSTFEIATWNIENFPKSTSTVPTLAEIMKSWQLDLVAVQEIESGTELIRLADSLDGYQSLISEGGTFMKLGFLYRTDSIEVISQKDLFKSQGYIFPRPALEIQARIKQTDEVLTIISVHLKAKGDKKSQERRVAANKMLKDYVDTLISKDPNINLVILGDFNSQLDQPEMSPWTVGSGFEVETAELWEDNFYSYFVGRKSLIDHIVTRNFDLKEVKIATPYEDLQVYEEAISDHLPVVGISY; this is encoded by the coding sequence ATGAAGTATATTTCCAGCACTCTTCTTTCGGTCCTTCTGCTCACCACCGCCTGCGTCGAAACCTCGACCAAAGATCGCCCTGATGTCGGTGATTATAATCCGCCTGACAGTACCGAAGATACCGGCCCCCGTGAGGAACCCTTATTTACTAAATCCATTGGAACTAGCAGCACCTTTGAAATCGCAACTTGGAACATCGAAAACTTTCCAAAAAGCACGTCGACCGTTCCTACACTCGCTGAAATCATGAAAAGCTGGCAGCTAGACTTGGTTGCCGTGCAAGAAATTGAATCAGGAACCGAACTGATTCGCCTAGCCGACAGCCTAGACGGTTACCAATCTCTGATTTCAGAAGGCGGCACGTTTATGAAACTTGGCTTTCTATATCGCACAGACTCCATTGAAGTTATTTCCCAAAAAGACTTGTTTAAAAGTCAGGGCTACATTTTTCCGAGACCTGCTCTCGAAATTCAAGCTCGGATTAAACAAACAGATGAAGTGCTCACCATCATTTCAGTTCACCTCAAGGCCAAAGGTGACAAGAAGAGCCAAGAACGCAGGGTAGCTGCGAACAAGATGCTTAAAGACTATGTGGATACCTTGATTTCAAAAGACCCCAACATAAATCTAGTGATCCTTGGCGACTTTAACTCTCAGCTTGACCAACCCGAGATGTCTCCTTGGACTGTAGGATCTGGTTTTGAGGTAGAAACTGCAGAGCTTTGGGAAGACAACTTCTACAGTTACTTCGTGGGCCGCAAGAGCTTGATTGACCACATTGTGACTCGTAACTTTGATCTGAAAGAAGTTAAAATCGCTACCCCTTACGAAGACTTACAAGTTTACGAAGAAGCGATCAGCGACCACCTTCCTGTAGTTGGCATTTCCTATTAA
- a CDS encoding extracellular solute-binding protein — MKTLLSLACCLLLGGTPELAISQGVDKLPSDLKWQTNEVTPLIASPNAKKGGTLVDSMLTFPLTLRQVGPDSNGGFRAMMDNNDMGMVTIHPNTDKFLPELATHWAFDKNGKTAYYKLNSAARWSDKKPVTADDFVYTLEFYRSEHIVHPWYNQYYTDQIEAIQKFKAKDGKDVVAITLPKPKPDMLYYTNITPVPKHFYKLDKNFVQNYNWKVKPNSGPYYIDKVKKGKSITFRRKKDWWAQDLPWFKNRFNIDKITLKVIRDQNVNFEYLKKGKIDYMSIPFPDYWHDKSKTKEFDYGYIHKLMAYNDRPRSDYVLTLNEAFDFFKDQKVREAFHYSMNVDKVIQQVLRGDYNRLQGISRGYGEYTNLKVKARPFDLKKADELLDAAGWKTRNAQGIRTKDGKTLSTTITYSQANIAPRLVVLREEAKKSGIELKLKLLDGAAMWKSFLEKKHEIAFVSWGPRYRPQYYGQYHSSNAGIPQTNNFSNTADPELDKLIEGYRASIDEKERVDLAHKIQQRVHDLAIQIPLFEVPYYRLAYWAWIQFPKVPGTKTTYYFDYFGTSSGGLMWIDKELKKKVETAKRKGQKLPPVTRIDETFKIKL; from the coding sequence TTGAAAACCTTACTAAGCCTAGCTTGCTGCTTGTTACTTGGGGGCACACCAGAGCTTGCCATCAGCCAGGGGGTCGATAAGCTTCCTAGCGATTTGAAATGGCAAACCAATGAAGTCACACCGCTTATCGCCAGCCCAAATGCAAAGAAGGGCGGGACGCTGGTGGATAGCATGCTGACCTTCCCGCTCACCCTTCGCCAGGTAGGCCCCGACTCCAATGGTGGATTCCGAGCGATGATGGACAACAATGATATGGGCATGGTCACGATCCACCCGAATACTGACAAATTTCTACCTGAATTGGCAACTCATTGGGCCTTTGATAAAAATGGCAAAACCGCCTACTACAAGCTAAATTCTGCAGCTCGATGGTCAGATAAAAAGCCGGTGACGGCGGACGATTTTGTCTACACCTTGGAGTTTTATCGGTCGGAGCATATCGTTCACCCTTGGTACAATCAGTACTACACCGATCAGATTGAAGCGATCCAGAAGTTCAAAGCCAAGGATGGCAAAGATGTGGTTGCTATAACTTTACCAAAACCCAAGCCTGACATGCTTTACTACACAAATATCACTCCGGTTCCGAAACACTTCTACAAATTGGATAAGAACTTTGTCCAAAACTACAACTGGAAGGTGAAGCCTAACAGTGGCCCATACTATATCGATAAGGTGAAAAAAGGCAAAAGTATCACCTTCAGACGAAAAAAAGACTGGTGGGCTCAGGACCTTCCTTGGTTCAAAAACCGCTTCAATATTGACAAGATCACACTCAAGGTGATTCGCGACCAAAACGTAAATTTCGAATACCTGAAAAAAGGTAAGATTGACTACATGTCGATACCTTTTCCTGACTATTGGCATGACAAATCTAAGACCAAGGAATTTGACTACGGCTATATCCATAAACTGATGGCCTACAATGATCGACCACGTTCCGACTATGTGCTAACCCTGAACGAAGCCTTCGACTTTTTCAAAGACCAGAAAGTGCGCGAAGCGTTCCACTACTCCATGAACGTCGATAAAGTCATTCAGCAAGTCCTGCGCGGAGACTATAACCGGCTCCAAGGAATCTCTCGGGGCTATGGAGAGTATACCAACCTCAAGGTTAAGGCTCGCCCGTTCGACTTGAAGAAAGCTGACGAACTGCTCGATGCCGCCGGTTGGAAAACTCGAAATGCGCAAGGCATTCGTACCAAGGATGGTAAGACCTTGAGCACGACAATCACCTATTCCCAGGCGAATATTGCTCCTCGTTTGGTAGTGCTAAGGGAAGAAGCCAAGAAATCAGGCATTGAACTTAAACTGAAACTTCTTGATGGCGCAGCCATGTGGAAAAGCTTTCTGGAAAAAAAGCATGAGATTGCCTTTGTTTCTTGGGGCCCAAGATATCGGCCACAATACTATGGCCAATATCATTCGTCTAATGCCGGTATTCCCCAAACAAATAACTTTTCCAACACTGCCGATCCTGAGTTGGACAAGCTAATTGAGGGCTACAGAGCTTCAATAGACGAGAAAGAGAGAGTCGATTTGGCACATAAAATCCAGCAGAGGGTCCATGATCTCGCCATTCAGATTCCACTGTTTGAAGTTCCCTACTATCGCTTAGCTTATTGGGCCTGGATTCAATTCCCCAAGGTCCCTGGTACTAAAACCACCTACTACTTTGATTATTTTGGAACCTCAAGCGGCGGGCTGATGTGGATCGACAAAGAGCTTAAGAAAAAAGTGGAGACAGCTAAACGGAAAGGTCAGAAGTTACCACCTGTTACCCGCATCGACGAGACATTTAAAATCAAACTATAG
- a CDS encoding ABC transporter permease, with amino-acid sequence MIKISPITQKRLRKFRSIRRGYYSTILLVFLVGLSLIAELFINSRALMVRYQGEYYFPTYGAFIPGTTFGESYDWETNYRKLKERFAQDGSENFVILPIVPYNPYENNLKDGEYPPFPPNSEDQHYLGTDNTGRDILARLFYGFRTAILFSLGLLVMTYSIGISVGCMMGYFGGKFDIVLQRMIEIWSNIPFLYVVIIMSSIMVPNFTMLIVIMVMFSWPAMTWYMRTATYKEKAREYVHAAKASGASTSRIIFNHILPNTISTIITFVPFQVVSGITSLTALDYLGFGLPAPTPSWGELLQQGTENLSAIWIVSSVVTFMVVILIMVTFVGEAIREAFDPKVHTTYE; translated from the coding sequence ATGATTAAGATTAGTCCGATCACCCAGAAACGTCTTCGTAAATTTCGCTCGATTCGCCGAGGGTATTACTCGACGATCCTGCTTGTGTTCTTAGTCGGACTATCCTTGATTGCTGAGCTTTTTATCAATAGCCGGGCATTGATGGTACGCTATCAAGGAGAATACTACTTTCCAACCTATGGTGCTTTTATCCCTGGAACAACCTTTGGTGAAAGCTATGACTGGGAAACCAACTATCGTAAGCTTAAAGAGCGCTTTGCTCAAGACGGTTCGGAAAACTTTGTGATTCTGCCGATCGTGCCCTACAATCCCTATGAGAATAACCTCAAGGATGGCGAGTACCCGCCGTTTCCACCCAATTCGGAAGACCAGCACTATCTCGGCACCGACAACACCGGACGGGATATCCTAGCTCGCCTATTCTATGGTTTTCGCACGGCAATCCTTTTCTCACTAGGTCTTTTAGTGATGACCTACTCTATCGGAATTTCAGTAGGCTGCATGATGGGATACTTTGGTGGCAAGTTCGACATTGTTTTACAACGCATGATTGAGATCTGGTCGAATATTCCTTTTCTTTATGTCGTCATTATCATGTCTTCAATCATGGTTCCCAACTTTACAATGTTGATTGTGATCATGGTGATGTTTAGCTGGCCTGCCATGACTTGGTACATGCGCACGGCGACCTATAAGGAAAAGGCTCGGGAATATGTTCACGCTGCAAAAGCCAGCGGTGCCTCCACGAGCCGCATTATCTTCAACCACATCTTGCCGAATACGATTTCGACCATCATCACGTTTGTTCCATTTCAAGTAGTTTCCGGGATCACAAGCCTGACAGCTTTAGACTACTTGGGCTTCGGGCTGCCAGCACCAACCCCTAGTTGGGGAGAATTACTGCAGCAGGGAACAGAAAACCTTTCGGCGATTTGGATCGTGTCATCGGTTGTGACATTTATGGTTGTTATCTTGATTATGGTAACATTTGTGGGCGAAGCGATTCGCGAGGCCTTCGACCCGAAAGTTCACACGACCTACGAATAG
- a CDS encoding ABC transporter permease subunit, whose protein sequence is MAQYILRRLLLVPPTFLGITLIVFTITRFVPGGPVERMIAEMQQANLQEGAADSGMDTQLSEEQIQQLNEYYGFDKPILVSYGQWLIKVISGDLGRSSRYADPVVDIIEERLPISIFYGVSSMLITYLVCIPLGIIKAIKHETPLDNVSSAAVFVGYALPSYVVAIILMVYFGSELEWFPLGGFVSDDFEDLELGGKILDVLYHAVLPMTAYIMGSFAVTTFMMKNALMDNLAADFVRTAMAKGFTFRAAVFKHALQNSLIPMATHFGNNISVIIAGSFLIEKIFNIDGFGLLGFESVLNRDYPVVLGILVISSVLQLIGNILSDICVALVDPRVQF, encoded by the coding sequence ATGGCACAATATATTCTGAGACGGCTCTTACTGGTACCCCCAACATTCCTTGGGATCACCTTGATTGTGTTCACTATCACACGTTTTGTGCCCGGCGGCCCAGTGGAACGGATGATTGCCGAAATGCAGCAAGCAAATCTGCAAGAAGGCGCGGCAGATTCTGGCATGGACACCCAGCTGTCAGAAGAGCAGATTCAGCAGCTCAACGAATATTATGGCTTCGATAAACCCATCTTGGTTAGCTACGGCCAATGGCTGATAAAAGTGATCAGCGGCGACTTGGGCCGATCATCCCGCTACGCAGATCCTGTAGTGGATATCATCGAAGAACGCCTACCGATCTCCATTTTTTACGGGGTCAGCTCGATGCTTATCACCTACTTAGTGTGTATCCCGCTGGGAATTATCAAGGCCATCAAACATGAGACACCCCTGGATAACGTTAGTTCAGCCGCAGTTTTTGTAGGTTACGCTCTGCCAAGCTATGTGGTTGCCATAATTCTCATGGTCTACTTCGGTTCCGAGTTGGAATGGTTCCCACTCGGTGGCTTTGTTAGCGATGATTTTGAAGATCTTGAGCTAGGGGGTAAGATTCTCGATGTCCTCTACCACGCAGTGTTACCAATGACAGCCTACATCATGGGCAGCTTTGCCGTGACAACTTTTATGATGAAGAATGCCTTGATGGATAACCTTGCTGCCGACTTTGTTCGAACTGCAATGGCGAAAGGATTTACCTTTCGCGCAGCTGTTTTTAAGCATGCATTGCAAAATAGCCTCATCCCTATGGCCACACATTTTGGCAATAACATATCGGTGATCATCGCCGGCTCTTTTTTGATTGAAAAGATTTTTAATATCGATGGTTTTGGACTCCTGGGATTTGAGTCTGTCTTGAATCGCGACTATCCTGTTGTGCTGGGAATTCTTGTTATTTCTTCAGTACTACAGCTTATTGGCAATATACTATCGGATATTTGTGTGGCTCTTGTCGATCCTCGGGTTCAATTCTAA